From the Primulina tabacum isolate GXHZ01 chromosome 15, ASM2559414v2, whole genome shotgun sequence genome, one window contains:
- the LOC142527435 gene encoding 4-hydroxy-3-methylbut-2-enyl diphosphate reductase, chloroplastic-like, which produces MVAVSVFFAVARAFRRSNDKSSQKRNPKFQGCGKRAVAELSKLDNGGEATYVCDYILNGELDGSSSSKDAFLEHGELVEKENWLPDGPITIGVTSGASTPDKFAGCIKNQYYDQSQYDEVRSEWSEFVYSYVGA; this is translated from the exons ATGGTTGCGGTCTCTGTTTTCTTTGCTGTTGCTCGTGCTTTTCGTCGGAGCAATGACAAGAGTTCACAAAAACGAAACCCGAAGTTTCAG GGTTGTGGAAAAAGAGCAGTTGCAGAGCTCTCCAAACTCGACAATGGCGGCGAG GCAACATATGTATGTGATTATATTTTGAATGGCGAGCTCGATGGATCCTCGTCATCCAAGGATGCGTTTCTCGAG CATGGTGAGTTGGTAGAGAAAGAGAACTGGCTACCAGACGGTCCTATCACAATCGGCGTCACTTCTGGTGCATCGACGCCTGATAAG tttGCAGGATGCATCAAGAACCAATATTACGACCAATCTCAATATGATGAGGTCAGAAGTGAATGGAGTGAATTTGTCTACTCCTATGTAGGTGCTTAA